From Xiphophorus maculatus strain JP 163 A chromosome 12, X_maculatus-5.0-male, whole genome shotgun sequence, the proteins below share one genomic window:
- the abcb9 gene encoding ATP-binding cassette sub-family B member 9 produces MGIHAPVICTLLYVVLDSVITTVLYIKGTELSLFIRDVLDFNILSSVLDLWGIVLLRASLLLGASIGVLWNREDGPPRVARVTTVILLFCMVVITYTLVKLLMLTEVEPLSRQPWILSLMGWTCASSLGVLLLWRRLGRVSSSESGLNVRNSRGGGGRVSEDTEKLVDTAGEEEEAGGRKEKEKVSSRATLGRLLSYCRKDAGLLSLAVLFLFVSAVCEAFIPLYYGKAIDSIVVHQSMEYFAKPVATLASLALVSSMAIGVRGGVFTLTMARLNLRLRSRLFRTLMTQEIAFFDENHTGDILSRLSADTTQVSDLISQNVNVFLRSVIKGTGFIIFMFRMSWKLTLVTMMGFPFIALVSKLYGEYYKKLTKEVQTVLAEANKVAEETISAMRTVRSFANESGEADSYYAKLLVMFQLNKKQALAYACYMWSSCISELALEVAVLYYGGHLVLTDQLSSGGLISFFIYMLELGECFESIASVYTGLMQGVGAAEKVFEYLDRKPKHPAEGTEAPNSCTGLVEFRDITFAYPTRPEVDVLKGVSFTLRPGEVTALVGPSGSGKSSCVSLLENFYLPQRGQVLLDGNPVNEFQHDYLHSRIALVGQEPVLFARTIKENISYGLSDVSMEMVVQAATKANAHDFITSLPKGYDTSVGEKGLQLSGGQKQRVAIARALIRQPRVLILDEATSALDAESEHIVQQALNSIMQQHTVLVIAHRLSTVEKADNIIVIDRGRVAERGNHSQLMATGGLYCKLVQRQVLGIETGAEDLNPSETVRWKSDRGRRRQSTGSSGSESEHNMRY; encoded by the exons ATGGGCATCCATGCACCTGTCATCTGCACTCTGCTGTACGTTGTCCTTGACAGTGTCATCACCACTGTCCTTTACATCAAGGGGACAGAGCTGTCCCTCTTCATACGTGATGTCCTGGACTTTAACATCCTGAGCTCTGTCCTTGACCTGTGGGGCATTGTCCTTCTCCGAGCATCCCTCCTGCTGGGTGCCTCCATTGGTGTTTTATGGAACAGGGAGGATGGCCCGCCCAGGGTCGCCCGGGTCACCACGGTCATTCTCCTCTTCTGCATGGTTGTCATCACCTACACCCTGGTCAAGCTGCTGATGCTGACCGAGGTGGAGCCCCTCAGCCGGCAGCCGTGGATCCTGAGCCTGATGGGATGGACCTGCGCCTCCTCCCTGGGTGTCTTGCTGCTCTGGAGGCGGCTCGGGAGGGTTTCCAGCTCCGAGAGCGGGCTGAACGTCAGGAACAGCCgtggtggaggaggaagggTCTCCGAGGACACAGAGAAGCTGGTGGATACAGCtggtgaagaggaggaggctggagggaggaaggagaaagagaaggtCAGCTCTAGGGCTACGTTGGGACGCTTGCTCAGCTACTGCAGAAAGGATGCTGGACTGCTTTCCTTAGCCGTCCTCTTCCTGTTCGTCTCTGCAGTGT gtgaAGCTTTCATTCCATTATACTACGGGAAGGCCATAGACAGCATTGTGGTTCACCAGAGCATGGAGTACTTTGCTAAACCTGTAGCCACGTTGGCTTCACTGGCTTTGGTCAG cTCGATGGCCATTGGAGTGCGAGGAGGAGTCTTCACCCTGACAATGGCGAGATTAAACCTTCGGCTGAGGAGCCGCCTCTTCAGAACCCTGATGACGCAGGAAATTGCCTTTTTTGATGAAAACCACACCG GGGACATCCTTTCACGTCTGTCAGCAGACACCACCCAGGTGAGCGACCTCATCTCCCAGAACGTCAACGTGTTTTTGCGGAGCGTCATCAAGGGTACCGGCTTCATCATCTTCATGTTTCGGATGTCCTGGAAGCTCACGCTGGTCACCATGATGGGATTCCCTTTCATCGCTCTCGTCTCCAAGCTTTACGGCGAATACTACAAG AAACTGACCAAAGAGGTGCAGACGGTCCTTGCAGAAGCTAACAAGGTCGCTGAAGAGACCATCTCGGCCATGAGGACAGTGAGGAGCTTCGCCAACGAGAGCGGGGAGGCCGACTCCTACTACGCCAAACTCTTGGTCATGTTCCAGCTCAACAAAAAGCAAGCCCTGGCCTACGCCTGCTACATGTGGTCCAGTTGT ATATCAGAGCTTGCTCTTGAAGTGGCTGTCCTCTACTACGGAGGTCATCTTGTACTCACCGACCAGTTGAGCAGCGGCggcttgatttcttttttcatttacatGCTGGAGCTGGGAGAATGTTTTGAG AGCATTGCGTCAGTCTACACTGGCCTCATGCAGGGGGTTGGAGCAGCTGAGAAGGTGTTTGAGTATCTGGACAGGAAACCCAAACATCCGGCGGAGGGCACCGAGGCGCCAAACTCCTGCACTGGTCTGGTTGAGTTTAGAGACATCACCTTCGCTTATCCAACGCGGCCAGAGGTCGACGTCCTCAAG GGAGTGTCGTTCACTCTGCGGCCCGGAGAGGTGACTGCCTTGGTGGGGCCTTCAGGCAGTGGAAAGAGCTCCTGTGTGAGTCTGCTGGAAAATTTCTACCTCCCTCAGAGAGGCCAAGTGCTACTGGACGGGAATCCTGTTAATGAGTTCCAACATGACTATCTGCACTCCAGG ATTGCTCTGGTGGGCCAAGAGCCTGTGCTGTTTGCCCGGACCATTAAGGAGAACATCTCCTACGGGCTGAGTGACGTCTCTATGGAGATGGTGGTGCAGGCCGCCACCAAGGCTAATGCTCATGACTTCATCACCAGCCTCCCCAAAGGCTACGATACAA GTGTTGGGGAGAAAGGCTTGCAATTGTCTGGGGGACAAAAACAAAGGGTGGCTATAGCCAGAGCTCTCATCCGCCAGCCACGCGTCCTCATCCTGGACGAAGCCACAAGTGCTCTGGACGCAGAAAGTGAACATATT GTCCAGCAGGCTTTGAACAGCATCATGCAGCAACACACAGTGCTGGTGATCGCCCACCGGCTCAGCACGGTGGAAAAGGCCGACAACATCATCGTGATCGACAGGGGCCGAGTGGCCGAGCGGGGGAACCACAGTCAGCTGATGGCCACCGGCGGCCTCTACTGCAAGCTGGTGCAGAGGCAGGTCCTGGGCATCGAGACCGGGGCGGAGGACCTCAATCCGTCGGAGACCGTCCGGTGGAAGTCTGACAGAGGGCGGAGGCGACAAAGCACCGGCAGCAGCGGGAGCGAGTCGGAGCACAATATGCGCTACTGA